The Vibrio penaeicida sequence CCCTTCTGCCATGATACAAAGGCTTCCAAACGCAAAAACTTCCAGCTCAACATCACTGGTCATGTTACGAGCCAACTGTTTGACTTGATGGATTGAAAGGACGCGGGGTAATACAACCCGTTTTACATTGAAGTTTTGATGATAGAAATCGATAGAGGCAACATTGGTTGCGGAAGCCTGTACGGAGAGATGTAACTCCAGATCGGGGTATTTTGTCGAGGCATAATCCAACACCGCAATATCGGCAACAATTAAGGCATCGATACCCAATTGTGCTGCAGTGTCTACTGCCGTTGTCCATCGTTCGAACCCATTTGGGTGAGCAAAAGTATTCAGTGCGACATGAATTTTTTTATTGTTGTCGTGCACATACTGCACGGCTTTTTCCAGTTTCTTTCCGGTGAAATTCAGACCAGCGAAATGTCGGGCATTGGTATCATCCTTAAACCCGATGTAAACCGCATCGGCACCACAGTCGATGGCGGTTTTTAGTGCAGGTAAATTGCCCGCAGGACAGAGGAGTTCCATACGCTCGTTACCTTTCATTGTTATTGTCAGTAACAGAGCATTTTAGGTAGGTTTTACAAATAGGAATTTGATGTGGGGCAGTTTTTGTTCAGTTTAGCGTGCACCCAAACAACATTAATGTTCAGGTGGCTTGAGTATAGTGATCAGTTTTTATGGCGGCGATTTTGAACCAATAGCTCTTCAATTTCTTGCTTAGGTTGCGGACGATAAAAATGATAACCCTGAATTGAATGGCAATTGAGGTTAGACAATAGAGTGGCTTGCTGCGTTGTTTCAACCCCTTCCGCCACCACGACCAAATTCAATGATTTACCTAAATTAATGATGTTTTCTATGACAGTTAGCTGCTTCGGTAGCGTATCAAGATCGGTAATAAAAGCTCGGTCGATTTTTAATTCATCGAGAGGGAAGCGTGCTAAATAGGAGAGAGAAGAGTAACCGGTACCAAAGTCATCAATAGAAAGGGCAAAGCCAAGGTTTTTGATGGCATTGAGCATCTGAAGTGTATGATCGCTGTCACTCATTACGGCACTTTCGGTTAACTCAAAGGTGATACAGCTTGGGTCGAGTTCCGTCGTACTAAGCAGCTTTTCCATATAGTCGATAAGTTTTGGGTTTCCGAACTGCTCGGGAGAAAGGTTAATCGCAACCCGACCAGGAAGAATGCCCTGCATCTTCCAACGTTTAACGGTTGAAAAGACTTCGCGCATGACCACACGACCAAGGTGTTCTATCAATCCCGCTTTTTCTGCCACTGGAATGAATGCGCCAGGGCTAATGTAGCCTTCCACAGGGTGTTTCCAGCGAACCAGTGCTTCTGCACCATTGATACTGAAATCACGCGCGTTAACTTTAGGCTGGTACCAGACTTCCAAACCGTTTTGCTGCAGTGCTTTTTGTAGCTCAATTTCAAGCCACAAGCGCATACGTGCTTCTTTGTTCATCTGATCGTTAAACTTGATCAGACGGTTACGCCCGCGATCTTTCGCTTCGTACATCGCTGTATCTGCGTTTTGCAGCAAAATACGCGCATCATGTCCGTCACCTGGGTAGCTGACACTACCAATTGAACAAGCCAGACGCTTACTAAAGTGGTGTAAATCAAATGGCTGATTAATCAAAGAGATAATACGTTCGGAAAGTTGATCTGCGGTGCGATTGTGATCGGGTTCGGGAAGAATTATGCCAAACTCATCGCCGCCAAGATGCCCTAAGACTGCTTGTACAGGCAGTAATCTCTGTAAACGAGAGGAGACTTCTTTGATCACTTTGTCGCCGATATGATGCCCTAAAGAATCGTTAATGTTCTTAAAGTTATCGATATCGAGGTAGAGCATAACCAACGGTGTTTCATTGTGAATGAACTGCTCCAATCGACGCGTAAAGCCAAAGCGGTTATACAGCTTGGTTAGCGAATCAATATGGGTTTCATTCTGACCGATGCTGGCATCGTTTGCCGCTTCGTCTAACCCTTGAATCAACACGATGTGCGATTGGTTTCCCAGTAAACTCGTCAGTTCCGCTTGCAATGAAACTCGTCTTTCTAAGCCACAACGTGCACCCGTTAAGCAAGTTATCTGGGATTCAGTCAACATACTAAGCAATTGATTACCAAATGTGCGTTTGGATTTCTCATCAATAAACAGACGGCTTAGCTCTTCGCCTAATAATTCGGTCGAGGTATTGAAGCCCAGCAATCTTGCTGCTGAGGCATTAGCTGAAATAATGCAACCGTCTTCTACAAGAAGAAGCCCATTAGGGAGTAGCTCAGTTAACTTAGAAAATTTGTTTTCGGACTCTTCAAGAGAGCGAACAAGAATTTGTTTCTCAGAAGTATCGATAGCATGAAAAGCGATATATTCGACCGTTTGCTCTCCAATAACCGGAGATAAACTAAAATGCAGGCTAGTTTCGAGACTGTGATCATTTAAAGTGATTTCTGCTTCTACAGATTCCCCTTCAAATGCTCGCTCATAATAGGGTTTTAGGTTTCGATAAAATGCGTCACCTAATACTTGTGTGTCGCGCATACCAACCAATTCTTCGCTGCTAAGACCTGCGATTTCGCAATAGCGAGCGTTTACCATGCGGTAATTGTGCTGCTTATCTAAAATGGCAAAGAAAAACGGACTGTGATCAGTGAGTTTTGAAAACCAGTGTTGTAATTGTTCTGTTGGCATCAATCTGTTACCGAGTCTCCGGGGGAGGTAATGCAAACACCTACAGGTGCGAGTCGATAAGTTACTATAACCTTGATATACGAGATGTAAAAGCGATCCAAGGCTTAGCTGAGCTTTTTTTGATACATAACATAAATTCGAGACAAAGATTGCTCTAGTATTGCAATTATTTATGCCTATCCGAGAGATATTACCGTGTTTGAACTCCTGCGCACTAAACTAGTGCTTAATGCTGCGTCCATTTTGAGATCTCCAGCCCAGTTTTTACCTCACTCTCTTCAAAACAAAGCTATGCTTGAAGGTTTGCAACACGTATTTAAAGAGGCACTGGAAGATGGAGACTTCGATTTTCTAGAAGGGAAGTGGTTGAAAGTAGAAGTTTCAGATGTCCAACTAGAGTGGTATATCAGCTATCGAAATGACGCTCTTGTCGTGAAGAGAGGTGCAGAGCAGCACGATGTAAGTTTTAGTGGAAAATTGAATGACCTCGTTCTCATCGCGGGGCGAAAAGAAGATCCTGATACGCTTTTTTTCCAACGTCGTCTTAAAATAGAAGGAGACACGGAACTTGGGCTAGAAGTGAAAAACATAATGGACAGTGTGGATCTCGACGCATTACCGAAAGCACTTAACACTTTGTTAAATCAATTAGCCGACTTTGTTCAAAAAGGGCTACAATCTGCGCCCGAACACAAAGAGGTGATGAATGCTTATACGAACTGAAGCACCGGCAGATATTCTGCCTATAGAACAGTTAATCAAACATGCTTTCCCAACTGGCGCGGAAGCCGAGTTAGTGAATCGCCTGCGTGAAAATGGACAAAGAACCTTATCATTGGTTGCCTGCAATGATGAAGGTGAAGTGGTGGGGTATGTGTTATTTAGCCCTGTCACGCTAGATCAACAAGATTTAAACTGGCAAGGTTTGGCGCCTCTTGCGGTAAAAGAAGAATACCGTGGAAAAGGAATCGCATCAGATTTGGTGAAGGAAGGCTTATCCTCACTCGCTGAATTGGGTTACCCAGCGTGTGTTGTACTAGGCGACCCTGCATACTATGGTCGATTTGGATTTGAAAACGCTGCTGATTATGAAATGGATACTCAGTGGGACGTGCCAGAAGGTGCATTTCAAGTTCGAGCCTTAAACGAAGGTGAATTTGACGGTAAATCAGGAAAAGTATTTTTCAGCCCTGAATTTTCAGATATGTAATGGCTGGAATTTTTACCGTACCGTTTTGGAATAATTGAAAAAGGGGCTTAAAGCCCCTTTTTTACGTCTGTCATATTTTTATACTAACAGCGGAGTGTTCTTTGCTAACAAGTCGATCTTTTCTGCTTGGAGTTGGTTGAAACTTTGGCACGGTTGCTGCGCTTGAATCAATTCCAACATGGGATCTTCGATACCCGTTTTAACGCCACATAATGTTTCAATTACCGCTAACCCACAAAAAGGCACATACGTTTCAGAATACCCCCCCTCATGAACGATAACTAATTTATTGTTGGCGTGACGTCCTGAAACCTCCATTATCATTTGCGTCATTGTGCGATATGTTTCGCTATGAGCCAGCATACGGGCAAGTGGGTCCACCCCACAGGCATCGTACCCTGAAGCGACCAGTATCAGTTCAGGCTGATAAGCATCGAGTGCTGGGATAACGATTTTTTCCATAGCATTTAGATAACTGGTGTGTCCGCCTCCGGGCATCAGCGGAATATTGATATTACTGCCTTTCCCCTTGTTTAACCCTATATCCTCTTCGCCGCTATACCCAGGAGGAAAGCACCCTTGCTGGTGGAGAGAAATGGTTAAAACGTCAGGACGGGAGTAAAAGATATCCTGTGTACCATTCCCATGGTGGACATCCCAATCAACGACGGCAATGCGTGATAACCCATGAACTTCAATGGCATGCTCTACCGCAATCGCAATATTCGCGAGTAAACAAAAACCCATAGATTGGTCCGCAAGGCAGTGATGCCCTGGCGGTCGGGAAAGTGAGTATGCGTTATCCAGCTCTCCGCTTATGACTTTATCAACGGCATGACATGCCAAACCTGCTGAGCGTGTCGCAATCTCGAAGCTTCCTTTTCCGAAAGGGGCGTATAGACCAAGTTCGCCACCTTTTTCATCGCTGAGTGCTTTAAATTCGTTTAGGTAATGTTCCGGATGCACTCGTAGCAGTTGTGCTTGGCTGCATGATGGGGCTGAGCTTAAGGTTAGGTGCTTGGTTATGCCAGAGGCATCCAATAAATTTTTTAGACGACGTTTGGTTTCAGGAGATTCTGCATGACCACCAGCACTCATGGGTTGCACCCAACCACCAACGGGAAGCACTAGTGCATGCTCGCCAGCAGTATGCCAAAAGCACTGTTCATCATATAAAAAACCGGTTTTATTACTCATTGTGAACTCCTTGAACGGAAGGTGTGTTGGATTGAAAAAGAATGAAGCCAAGTAAAATGAAGGAAAGGAAAGCAGTAATGCAGGCATAGATGATCAAATGATCGAGGGAGTGCCCCGACTCAAGAAGGTGACCAAATATCGCTGGGCCAATGGCAAGCCCCCCACCAATGACTAGGTTCGTGCTGTTCATGAGTTGTCCTTGATGGTCAATTCTTGCAAGTGTCGCGAGAATAAAAGGGAGAGCTAACGTCCATGAAAACTTAAACAAGAATGTGGCATTGGAGAAAATATATTCGCTGTTCTGTTGCAGTAAATACGTTCCTAATATCATCATGCTAAAGCCCGCGAGTAATGGAAGGAATCTGCCCCAACGATGCCCCACCCAAGCGGCGCACAACGCCCCTGCGATGCCAAAAATACTGGCAACTGAAAATATATCGCCACTTTTGGTTGCGCTTATATTCAGCCTTTCTGCAAACATGCCTGCAAATGTCCATACTCCATTTAGGCTGACGTAAAACAGCAAGACAGCTACAAGACCTATGACCGCCATATGATTGATTTTTAATGTCTTGGTTGCAGATTTTGTTTGATTAGAAGCGGTAAAAAATGTGCAGAGTGGAGAGCATCCAAGCATTAACACTGCCAAGGAAAAATACGCTGCTTTTATGCCATAGCTTGAGAACAGATATGGGAGAACAGCCAACCCGATGGCACCTACAATGAGTTGCCCTAAGACCCAAAAACTATAGACTCTGTCTGGATTGCGTGTCGTGGATGCAGCCGACAAACAGATGATCATTAAAGACCCACCAGCTAGCCCACTTAAAAATCGAAATACAATGAAAAGAAGTTCGGTTTGTGCAAATCCACTTATCAAGTTGAAGCCCACAAAAAGTACGATACAGATTCGAGCTGAAGTTGGTTTCGGGTATCGGTGCAGCCAGTACCAAGCAGGAATGGTGGCGAGGCTCATACCGAACAACTCGGATGAGATTACCCTTCCGATTTGAGCGGGACCAAATTGGAATTCAGCGGCTAATTGGCTGGCTATTGCTGGTGCCATCATCAATACCGTAGGTAAAAAGGCGGCAATGATCACTAGCGCTGCGATCGTGCGTACTTCATTGGATGAATGCTTGTTTGATGAATGATGTTCGTTTGATGAAAACTGAGGAGGTTGTTCTTTCATAGGGATATCCTTTCCGCTGTTATTTGAGCGCACGAATCCATGACGTACCTTTCGATACGACCTAAGAAGTGCGTGTTTTAGTGAGTGTTCTAACGGTTAAGCAAGTGAGAGTACTAATGCAGTAACGGTTGAATTAGCCTGATGAGCTCGGTTTTATTATGAATGTTCAGCTTTTGATACATGGAGCGAATGTGGTGTCTAACCGTATTGGGGGCGATATCGAGTTGTCTCGCAATCATTTTATAGGTCATGCCTTCGTTCATGAGCTTAGCGACACTTTTTTCTCGGCTAGAAAGCTGATCCGATTGATCTCGATACCTTGCTTGCATGAGCAGTAGCCCACCGATGCGATCAAAAGACAGAGTGATGTTTTCTCCGCAGTATTCAGACTCGTACAATTCAGGTGGTAATTGTGGTCCCTTCCAGTCGGGGAAATCGGTAAGAAGCAGCGCCGTGAAGGTTGGCTCTGTCATTTGAAGAACGCCTTTTTTATCGCATATCGCAAACGCTACACGATGGTGGTTAACCGACTCTCTGAGGTTGTACAGCGTTCTAAGTTGGTTTGTAGTAGTCGCAGATACAAGGTGAGGCATAAGGTTAGTGAGAGTATCGACATCGGATTGAGTGAAATCGGGTTCTCCGTAACTTCGATACAGCGCTACGTGTTCACATAATTGAGTCACTGGGTCGATAGCGATAACGCACATCAGTTGGCTAATACCGTGTTCTTTACCCAAGTTCTTGAGCTCTAATGGTGTATCGCTATCAGCAAAGCGAATAATGACTGCCTGCCCCGGATCGTCAAACACTTTTTGTACTGTAATGTCTTTCTCTCTCATCGCTTTCCAATCACTCAAATAGCGCTCTGAAAGATTTTTCAAATGTGTTCTGTGTAGGTGAGGTCCGTCATTTTGAATTGAGGCACGTCCCCACCATGCACTGCTGTGTGAAATACAGCTTTCAATCGCATTCAGCACTTCACTTTGGAATTCATCAATGGAAACGTGGCGCGCTAATTCATAGACAGATAGCAGCAACGCACTAAAGGTTTCAAGTTCACTGGAGCACCGATTGATCTGTTTTGACATCATGTCACCTTTGCGTTTGCATTGAATGAAGAGTGATTAACATTTTGTTTACATTATCACGGGGAATACTCGAAAAACATCGTCCAAATGTAGGATGGGGCAGTGGCTTGCGAACGTGCAATTTAACGAAAAAATGCCATTGGATATTGGTGTCAATGCCTTCGATTTTTTTCAAATTTTATTTTGATAAGAATCAACTCTTTATTCATTTTAGATGAAATTATCATCAGAATTTCCTTTCAAGCTCACTGGTTTGTCTATACTGATTTAGCGGTTGTGATCGGTTTGACTAGGAAAAGGGAGAGGATTATATGCTGGCTAGACATTTAGATTGTGCGCTGAACGACGTGTCACACTCCAAGGCACATATCGAGGTAAACCCAACTGGTGTGGTCGCTGTTGAAATTCATGAGAGTCATCAAAGCTTAAGAACAGAATTTGACTCTCTAAGATTCGAACGAAAGGGCAACGTTACAGAGCTTGTCGGGGAAACACCGAATGCTCGTAAAGGTAAAACCTGGAGGTTGCCTCTATGCCATCGTGATGCTCGAGTTTTGCAAGAATGTATCGATGATGCATCGGAAGAACTAGAAATTTTGATGCGCGATCTCTAACAACGTCAATGAATAATTCTTCAAGAGCACTTCGGTGCTCTTTTTTTGTAGTAAATAACCTGAACTCGGGATAAAAATGAGCAGCCTTTTCTTTTCGTGCAAGCATCGTTTTTTGTTACTATCGACCACCTCAATGAATAACTAATTGTGTCTATGTCATGAGTAACACGTCTTTTCTTCAAGAAATGCAGATCGATCAGTGGCAGGTTCTTCACCCTGAGCGTTTAGAAGGGGTGGATATCACACCTATCTCACTGCCAGAGCATTGCCGAATGTTACTGATTTGCCCTAATGTTCCGACATCTGCCGAGCGCACCTTTCTTGCCAAAGTGCTTGGTAGCTTCAAGGTGAGTATTGATGATGCCTTTTTACTTGAGCCGCAGCAGTTGTCACAAGTAGATATTACCAACGTCGAGTGGGTCTGGTTTTGTCAATGTGAGCCTAGTGAACTAGAGAGTGTGAAAACGTTACATTCGGAGTCACTCTCATTGGTTGAATCGAATAAAGAGCACAAGCAAGCACTTTGGAAGCAAATAAAGTCCTATGAATAATGCAATTACGCCGCTGTCTACTCAGCACTTAGATAGTGTTTGGGCGATTGAGCAGCAAGCGCACAGCCACCCATGGAAAGAATCGATGATACGGGAATTAGACTCTCGTGGAGCGTGCCATTATGGGCTTCATATCGATGATGAGCTGGTGGGGTATTTTTACGCGCAGAACATTGTCGGAGAAGTGACGTTACTGAACATTGCCGTTTCTCCTTCTCATCAAGGAAAAGGGTATGGAAAACAGCTGCTTCAAGGGTTTATTGAAGTATGCGCAGCCGCCAATGCCGAAAGTGCTTGGTTAGAAGTGAGAGAAAGTAATCAGAGTGCATTTGGGCTGTATGAATCGGAAGGGTTCAATGAAGTTGACCGACGCATAGATTACTACCCGACGGCATCAGGGAAAGAAGACGCGATTATCATGAGTTATCTGTTTATGTAGCGTAAAGAAAGAGAAATCCCTTTCACTTATATTCTCGCGCCTTGAACCCGTTTAACTGAAACCGAAAACAGCGTAGATCTCTCACTTAGATTGACTCAATTGTTTGATGATTTGGTTGTTGTATTGCGGCTTCTTAAGTCGCAAAGACATAGTTTCTGCATCCAAAGGTTTATCGAATATATATCCCTGAAATTGTTCACAACCTAAGTCTGTTAAGGCTTTTAGCTCTTCGGGTTCTTCGACACCTTCTGCAATTACTTCTAATCCAAGGCGCTCCGACATCAAAATGATTGAATCGACGATGGCGGTATCGTTTTTATTAAGGTGAAGTTCGGTTACGAATGAGCGATCGATTTTTAACACGTCCAGTGACAGTCTTTTTAAGTACTTAAGAGATGAATACCCCGTACCAAAGTCATCAATAGCAATCTTAAAACCTTTCTTTTTCAATTCAGCCATTTTTATTACACAGGCATCGATGTTTTTCAGTAGCATGTTTTCAGTGAGTTCTAGCTCGATGTCTTCGGGAGCGATACCTGAACGCTCTACCGCGCCCGTCACCTGCTCAACAAAATCTGCCTGAGAAAATTGAAGTGGGCTGATATTGATAGCAAGTCGTTTGAAGGTACTAGGTACATTACCGCTCTCTTTCCAGTGCGCCATTTGTAAGCAGGCTTGCTCAAGTATCCAAGAGCCCATAGGGATGATCTGCCCAGTCTCTTCGGCAATAGACATAAAGGTATCTGGCGGGACAGTGCCTTGAGTGGGGTGGTTCCAACGGATGAGCGCTTCAGCACCCACCAATTCCCCTTTTTTATTTACTTGGGGCTGATAGTAGAGCTCGAATTGGTTTTTGTTGAGGGCTTCATGAAGCCCTTTTTCGATAGACAAAAAAGAGTCCACTAACTTACGCATTTCGGGCTCGTAAGTCTTGTAAGTGTTACTGCCCGCCGATTTTGCGCGATACAGAGCGGTATCGGCTTGTCGCAAAAGTTCTAAGGCATTGGTATCTGGGCTCGGGAAAGTGGCAATGCCAACACTGATACTGCAATACAAGTGGTGTGATTCGACGACATAAGGAGAGCGAGCTAAAGATAAGACCTCCTCCGCGTGTTTTTTTGCCTGATCTAAAGGGACGTTAGGCATCAAAATCGCAAACTCATCCCCCCCAATCCGAGCGAATAAATGTATCGGGTCGAGTAGCTTTTGCAAACGTTCTGATACAGCTTGAAGAAGCTGATCGCCAATCGCATGTCCGAGTGAGTCGTTGATCGTTTTGAATCGGTCAAGGTCGAGGTATAGAAGTACCCCTGGTTCGCTGGTGCGATAAGACTTATTTAGCGCTTCATCCAATCGGTCGAGTAGCTGTTTTCGATTCGGTAGCCCTGTCAGCCCATCAAAATACGCAAGGTTGTGAATTTGTATTTCAGCCTGCTTACGGTTAGAGATATCCCTCGCTTGCACCAAAAACATCGGAGTATCATTCATAGTAAGCTCAATAGCTGTCGCTTCAACGGGAAAGGTTGTGCCGTTCTTTTTACGATGAACCGCTTCAAATAAAGAAGCTTGGCTTTCTGACGGTTGCTTCACTTTAAAACCAATGTAATCAATCGAATAACTAACGCTAATCGTTACCGCAGGAAAGCCCACCAGCTCTTCTTTTTCGTACCCCAATAAGTCGCAAGTATTACTGTTAACGTGAGTAATTTTGCCATCTTGATTGATCAGTAAAAGCGCGTCGCTTGAGTTATCCATTATGGTACTGGCGAAATGCTCACTTTTTTCAAGTGCTTCAATGTTTTGACTTAATTGTGCTGATGCTTGCTCACGTTCATTCCACATGGTTTGGAAAGATTGGGCTAGCTGCCCTAATTCATCGTCTCTTAGTTGCCCTGGGAGCTTTTTTTGAGATTCTTGAAATTGCAAAGAACGAACCCAGTAGGTGAGATCAATAAGAGGTTTGGACAGTTTTCGATAAAAGAAAAAAAGCAGAATACTGGCTAGGAGTACATTGCGGATCATATCGAAAATGAGCAGTGATTTTGCTCTTTCTAAAAAGCCATTAGCAGATGCAATGCCGTTAACCGTAAAACTAAGCGTTCCTACAACCTGCGTTGTGCCTGGCTGGTGGAGTGAGATAGTGTAAATTTGTTCGTTGGTGAAGAGCCACTGACCAAGAGACTGATTCAATCGGCTTTCATAATGAAAAGTTCGATGCTCTTCCGATAACACATCATTAAAGTCGTCGGTAAGTACTACATGACGCACAGCTTTATCTGTCATTATGCTGTCCGTCACTTGCTGCGCTAATAAGGGGTTAACGTGATAAGCCGCTTGGCTGGCATTGGTGTAATTTTGCTCCAGCTTCAGGTGATATTTCTCAGAAATTTTTTGACGTTCTCGGTGTAGATCCAGAACAATTTGGTAAAAGCTAAAAAGCAGCCCCAGTGCAACAGCAACCAGAAATACAGTTTTGGTTTGACGAGTGGCAAGAGATTTTCGGGACTGACGATACAAATTTTTTTCCTTAACGTTGGTGGATCTCTATAAATAAGCGCTTAATTATTATTTAATTTTTGAGCGCATTGTATATTGCAAGATCTTGATTAAACCTAGCCATAATCTCTTTTGCATTTGGTGTTCGTTTTCCTAAGCACATATGCAGCGTGATGGGTTTACTGTCTTCAAACAATACGACTTTCAGCTTATTTTGTTTGTGCGACCTTTCGGCAAAGTATTTCATACTCTCGGTTCCGCTATAAATCGCGTCGAAATCGCGCCTAAGAAGCATATCTAATGCCTGCGGAATAGAGTTTGCTTGTGCGTGGGGAATGTTATTTCTTACTAATTCGGTTTGAGTGTTCCATTTATGGATTGCAATTAGGTTGATGCCATTTAAATCGCTGATGTGTTTTGGTGGTGTACCAGTGTAGCTGTTTCGAACAATAAGACCGTTATTTATGGCATCAATTGGATCTGAGAAAAGCATATATTTAGATCTGTCATTATTTTTCGTACAGCTCACTAGTCCTGAAATCTTACCATGCTTGACACTTTTTAATGCCCGAGACCAAGGTGGGTTGATTAAATTAATGCGGATTCCTTGCATAGCCATAACATCGACAACAATTTTAGTGTCGTTACCTGTTATTTCGTTGTCGGCATTGATAATGGTGTAAGGAGGGTAGTGAATGGCTGCTAAAGAAATTTCTTTAGAAATAACAGGTAAAGAAAAAAACATCACGAGGAATAATACTCGAATTTTGCCATTCAACATGATGCGGTTCTTCCTGATTGTTATCGAGCTGTAAAGTTTAGATTCTAGAGACTTTACAACATATGTGAATGATAAATATCACAAAAAACCTAAAACTTTTACAAAATTATCCGATTAAAGAATTTTGGCAAACTATTCATACTAGTTAATTTTCCTGACACAAGTAATCTCATTTATTGAAAAGCTCATATTTAAGACAGCAGCATCAGATATGAGCCTCACTCTGTGGCAGTTTT is a genomic window containing:
- a CDS encoding EAL domain-containing protein, with product MYRQSRKSLATRQTKTVFLVAVALGLLFSFYQIVLDLHRERQKISEKYHLKLEQNYTNASQAAYHVNPLLAQQVTDSIMTDKAVRHVVLTDDFNDVLSEEHRTFHYESRLNQSLGQWLFTNEQIYTISLHQPGTTQVVGTLSFTVNGIASANGFLERAKSLLIFDMIRNVLLASILLFFFYRKLSKPLIDLTYWVRSLQFQESQKKLPGQLRDDELGQLAQSFQTMWNEREQASAQLSQNIEALEKSEHFASTIMDNSSDALLLINQDGKITHVNSNTCDLLGYEKEELVGFPAVTISVSYSIDYIGFKVKQPSESQASLFEAVHRKKNGTTFPVEATAIELTMNDTPMFLVQARDISNRKQAEIQIHNLAYFDGLTGLPNRKQLLDRLDEALNKSYRTSEPGVLLYLDLDRFKTINDSLGHAIGDQLLQAVSERLQKLLDPIHLFARIGGDEFAILMPNVPLDQAKKHAEEVLSLARSPYVVESHHLYCSISVGIATFPSPDTNALELLRQADTALYRAKSAGSNTYKTYEPEMRKLVDSFLSIEKGLHEALNKNQFELYYQPQVNKKGELVGAEALIRWNHPTQGTVPPDTFMSIAEETGQIIPMGSWILEQACLQMAHWKESGNVPSTFKRLAINISPLQFSQADFVEQVTGAVERSGIAPEDIELELTENMLLKNIDACVIKMAELKKKGFKIAIDDFGTGYSSLKYLKRLSLDVLKIDRSFVTELHLNKNDTAIVDSIILMSERLGLEVIAEGVEEPEELKALTDLGCEQFQGYIFDKPLDAETMSLRLKKPQYNNQIIKQLSQSK
- a CDS encoding substrate-binding periplasmic protein, producing MLNGKIRVLFLVMFFSLPVISKEISLAAIHYPPYTIINADNEITGNDTKIVVDVMAMQGIRINLINPPWSRALKSVKHGKISGLVSCTKNNDRSKYMLFSDPIDAINNGLIVRNSYTGTPPKHISDLNGINLIAIHKWNTQTELVRNNIPHAQANSIPQALDMLLRRDFDAIYSGTESMKYFAERSHKQNKLKVVLFEDSKPITLHMCLGKRTPNAKEIMARFNQDLAIYNALKN